The following nucleotide sequence is from Candidatus Dormiibacterota bacterium.
GGTCGCTGTAGGTCAGGGCGTTGTTGAGGAGGTTGTCGAGGATCTTCCCAACCATGACCGGGTCGGCCAGCATGGTGCCCTCGTCACCTTGCTCAATCTCTATCGTCCCTTTGACCAGCTCGGCGCGGGGCCTCGCCCGCGCCACTGCCGCTTGCAACGCTTCCATGACCGAGAGCGGCTCGGCTTTGGGTATCAGAATCCTCCCTTCGAGGCGTGCCACCGTAAGGAGTTCGTCCGCTAGAAGCTTGGCTTCCTCCGTCTTTCGCTGGGCGGTCGCGAGGATATCCTTCAGGGTAGGCGGCAGTTCACCGAAGGCACCTTCCATCGCCATCCCCAGGTAGCCGCTGGCGACGGTGAGGGGCGCGCGCAACTCGTGGACCGCCATGCTCATGAAGTCGCTCTTCGCCTGCTCCGCCTTCTGGGCCTGGGCGATCAGGCGGGCATTGCGCAGCAGGAGGGCGCCAAGCGTGGAAAAATGCTGCAGGGACTGGACCGCGACGGGCTCAAATGGCTCATCGATCTTGCGGCCCATCGCCAGCAGCCCGATCGTCTCGCCGCCGACCGCCAGCGGAGCGACCAGGAAGCGTCGATACGGCTGGACCACGGACTCGAGGCCTTCCGGGGCGCCGGTGTACTCCGCTGCGGTCAGTTCGACTGCGCGCCCTTTTGAGACCCCCGCCAGCACCCTGGGCATGAGCGGCCAGCGGCTGCCGACGAGCTCCCCCGTCGGGGTCGATTCGATCACCATCTCGCTGCCTTCGAGCCGCGCAAGCGACGTCCCGTCGGCGTCAACCGACGCGCCCGCGCGCTGCAGCAGGCGGCGCAGCACCTCATCCAGGTGCACCTGGCTGGCGACGTCCTCGGCCGCTTCCACCGCGAGGCGCAGCCGCGCAGCCGTCTCGTCGGCCCGCTTTCGCGCCGCTTGCCCCTCCTCATAGAGCCGGGCGTTGCGCAGCGCGAGCCCGGAGATCGTTCCCAGCAGCGTCAACGCCGCCAGGTCCGCCGACGTGAACGCCCGATCCTCGTAGCGACTGAACACCAGCATGCCGACTGCCCGTCCGCCGTGGACCAGTGGGACCACCGCCACGTGGCGTACGCTGCTGAGCGCCTGACGGAACTCCGGCGCGGCCTTGTCGGCCGCCAACCGACCGCCGAAGGTGGGCTGCAAGGTGTCGATCGCCTCTTGCACCAATGGCTGTCCCCCGAAGTAGTCGGCAGAGTAGCGTTGCCCGACCCAGGTCAGCTCGCCCGCCCGGCCGTAGGTGGCCTCGATCACGACGTGGTCGTCGACCAGGCTGGAGAGGGTGGCTCGATCCGCCTGCACGGCATGCGTGCCGCGCTCCAGGATGCGGGCGATGACCTCCCGCGGATCGAGGGACCCGGCGACGTCGAGGGCGATCTGGATGAGTTCGCCGGGGTCCTCGTTTGGCTCATGTGCCAACATGCCGCTGGAAAGATTACCGCAAGTGACACGGGGGTGCGTTATGACATCGACGGCAGCCGACA
It contains:
- a CDS encoding GAF domain-containing sensor histidine kinase, with amino-acid sequence MLAHEPNEDPGELIQIALDVAGSLDPREVIARILERGTHAVQADRATLSSLVDDHVVIEATYGRAGELTWVGQRYSADYFGGQPLVQEAIDTLQPTFGGRLAADKAAPEFRQALSSVRHVAVVPLVHGGRAVGMLVFSRYEDRAFTSADLAALTLLGTISGLALRNARLYEEGQAARKRADETAARLRLAVEAAEDVASQVHLDEVLRRLLQRAGASVDADGTSLARLEGSEMVIESTPTGELVGSRWPLMPRVLAGVSKGRAVELTAAEYTGAPEGLESVVQPYRRFLVAPLAVGGETIGLLAMGRKIDEPFEPVAVQSLQHFSTLGALLLRNARLIAQAQKAEQAKSDFMSMAVHELRAPLTVASGYLGMAMEGAFGELPPTLKDILATAQRKTEEAKLLADELLTVARLEGRILIPKAEPLSVMEALQAAVARARPRAELVKGTIEIEQGDEGTMLADPVMVGKILDNLLNNALTYSDHSPTIRMQARRDAAQVAITVADDGIGVAPADQPRIFERFARGTDRLSKEKPGSGLGLYLSRGLAEQMGGSLQLQASQPGKGSTFVLRLRLATS